The nucleotide sequence CTGCTTCATATAAGGCTTACCTGAGTTTCAGGCTTCAAACGATATTCTACAAATAAAGCCCATTGATCAGGAGCAATATCTTCTGGTGCATTATTTATGATCTCGGTTTTACTCAACCTCGGATCATAAAAATCATTCCAAAGCTTTATCCTGTGTTCCCTCCATTTTTTGCCAAGTGATTGGAGCAAAAATCGTTTGGCCAAGTTATCACTCACTTTGAAGCAAAATCGAGCCTTCACAATTATAACAAAGAATATATATTAACCAGCAAATATAACTAAATAATGGCAAAGAAATAAGCTTTAGAGTTTGAGTAATCTTTTTACTAGGAAAAAAATATTccattgattttcaaaaaagctTTTTGGAATGTCTGACCACTTTTCAAAACTGATTGGAAATGCTACACAATTGGTGGCCAATTGCCCACAAACTCCTGCAAGGAGTCCAGCTGCTTCTCCTATTGCTGCATGATGTTTATCAAAAGTGACAACTATGCGCAAACCTTCTGGCAAATTATGCACATCCTTCACTAATAAATGAAGGCGTGTACTAGCTCCGTACTCATCTAAAATAGACAAATGagtataaataaataagtaaatgagcgactaaagaataaaataaataatttttaaataatagacACTATAGAATTAACTTAATAATAACTTTACAACTAAAGAATAGGGCATGAAGTTGAAAGAAAGCACTATAAACACAATCAATCAGGATATAACATGTTCTCACTATAGTAGCATTCAAATTGCACTAAatctagaaaaggaaaaagagaacAAAACAGAACAGATCAATCTGGATCGATGTTAGTTTTCCTGCTAAGGAACTCTCTCACTGCACATATCTTACAGATATTACAATCCAAGTGATTCAGGTGGAAGATAATCAAGATTGAAGCAGTGAAGTACTTACAAAATTTTACATAGACACAAAAGGTTCATCCAGATATTaacttcttttccttttcaaatGAATAATACCTATATGCACCCATGGAATTCTAAGTTCACCAAAAAAGGACCATGTAGAAAGAATGTAAAAATAAAGCTGATCATTTTCTGCCTTATGTTTTCTCATCAAAAGCATATTTTCAAGTTCATAATAGCCCAAGTAATTGAATGTCAACATATATAAGTACAATTGTTCAAACTTAGTTTTAACAAATCTGAGCATTGCATGTGGCAACTAAGGaaatacaaaagaaaagaaaaacgaaAATATATTGAAACCAACAGGTGGGAAAAGGAATACATCAAATGTTGAACCAAAACACTgaacttaataaaataaataatttttaaataatttctcTGCTATAATGAAATTTATCACCAATTGCATGTAACAAAGCAAAGCATGATCCCAAAACCCAGCTATAAATGAGTACATACAATAATAATGTTTAGTATCTAGTTTTTATCATCAGCAAAATTCCACATATGCTAATATAGGAAACAAGTATATATATGACATGTGTGTCTAGAACAGGAAGGCATTAACTGGGAGAAACACTACTTAAAATCAGGAAAAGAAGCAGATATGGCGCACATGATGCCAATATTGTATTCCACTGCTACAGTCTTATTTAATTAAAGCCCTAAAATATAGTTTAGTTAATGTTAATTTGCTTTAATTTTTTGGGTATTACTGGTAGATAACTTAGTCGAACAGAATTCTGAAGGAATCATGGCtgcttaattaatatataataatttcacACACTAGTATTCTCTAAACCAATAATgtgtttgttctttattttaggtTCTGAATGCTTCTTGCTTTTTgataataataacataataaaaCATCTATACATACCTATGGCATCAACAGTCCAATAATGTTTAGATTCACGTCCACGTTTACGTTTAGGTTCGGATGGATGCTCAGAAGAATTTGAAGCTGCCGACTTGTCTCGGGATGAACTTGCAGCTGCTGCTGAATTGTCTCATGAAGAACTTGCAGCTGCTGTCGACTTGTCTCGGGAGGAACTTGAAGCTGCTGACTTATCCCGGGAGGAACTTGAAGCTGCTGACTTGTCTCGGGAGGAATTTACAGCTGCTGCCGACTTGTCTCGGGAGGAATTTGTAGCTGCCGATGTCTCTTGGGAGGAATTTGCAGCTGCTGCGGACTTGACTTGTGATGCATTTGAAGCTGCCGACTTGTCTCGGGAGGAATTTGCAGCTGCAATTGACTTGTCTTGTGAAGAATTTGCAGCTGCTGTTGCTTTAAGTAGATTCTTGTACCTCTTTTGCTTTGGCATATCTGCATAATAGATCAAGAAATTCAGGAAGTTACATATCTGCAAGTTAAATTTGAAGACCTAGTAACTAGTATATATCAGTAGGCACTACTATAATGTATAGATAAAATAATTTCATACCATAAATATGAATTATAACTAAATGATAGTTGGAAATAAAATAATAGTtggaaataaaataattaataagtatAGATAAAATGTGAATTATAATTAAATGAAAACTTAAATATAAATTTCATACCATAAATTAATTTAACCTACTAACTATTCCGACATGTGTTCGTCTTCTCCAATATCATCATCTAGTAGTTCATCATCTACCTCATCTCTTAACAATGATAGATTATCACCATTTTCAAATAAAGAATCCAAGTTTTGCTCTAACCATGGCTCATTCTCACATGCTTCATCATCTTCATTTCCCCCAATATCATATGAGTCTCTTGGCTTCAAATGCACGACAACACTCCAATCTTTATTCACTTCATTATTGACAAAATACACCATTCGAGCTTGTGAGGCTTCAATATATGGATCATCCTCCTCTCGGTCACCACTGTGTATTACTCGTGAAAAATTAACAGAAGTAAAACCCCAACTATCCTTTTTACAGCCCCATTCTCTAGTGGTGTCAGCCCATTTACATTTGAATAAAGTAACCCAAAATCGGCCATTGTAGCTTAGTTCTATAATATCTTCTAATTTGCCATAATATGACAAATCAGCATTCCTAACATTAGCATCACTAGCGCTAGCAACACAAGGAGTTGAAGACATTAAGAAAACTCCACTATTCTGGGTCTTTAACCCATTGTCTCGATTGGTAGTTCGAAAGGAGAACCCATTGATACTAAATGTAGAAAACCTTTTGGCATATCGTGATGGACCCATCGCTAAGTATCTCAAATCCTCATGCACAGTATTCATAACGTCTGGGTTCATAAGCTATTATGATAGAACAACATATTAGTTATTATATCCACAAATACTGCTCAATATTAGCAAAAAAGATCACTTTTCTATTTACCTGCGTaggaaaccaagtaacaaaatcttTGTTAACTCTTTTTTCTATCTCTACATTTGAAGGCCTTTTACCCTTAGATCGTCTTCGTACAAAATCTTTGAAGTCACTGTCAGATATGAAAGTTTAACTCTAACTAAACAACTATtttcaagtaaataaaaaacATGTACGCAAATCCTTAAGTACTTACTCAATGAACGGTTTGACATATGGACAATTTAAAACCACATAGCGATGTGCTTGTTTTTTTTCCATAGGTGACAACTCAAATACTGTGAAAGCTCCCTTAGAGTTACCCATTTGTGGAAAAAGTGAATCAACATGTGTATTGTAATTACCATCCGGACGATCATCAACACGTGGTGGCCTATTAAATCTTGTCTCAATCCCTTCTAAGTATCGAGAGCAAAATGTAAGAGCTTCTTCAGCCACATATCCCTCAGCTATAGAACCTTCTGATTTAGCTTTGTTTCGTACATAGGACTTCAAATGTC is from Arachis ipaensis cultivar K30076 chromosome B01, Araip1.1, whole genome shotgun sequence and encodes:
- the LOC110271688 gene encoding uncharacterized protein LOC110271688, whose amino-acid sequence is MNPDVMNTVHEDLRYLAMGPSRYAKRFSTFSINGFSFRTTNRDNGLKTQNSGVFLMSSTPCVASASDANVRNADLSYYGKLEDIIELSYNGRFWVTLFKCKWADTTREWGCKKDSWGFTSVNFSRVIHSGDREEDDPYIEASQARMVYFVNNEVNKDWSVVVHLKPRDSYDIGGNEDDEACENEPWLEQNLDSLFENGDNLSLLRDEVDDELLDDDIGEDEHMSE
- the LOC110266264 gene encoding uncharacterized protein LOC110266264 → MPKQKRYKNLLKATAAANSSQDKSIAAANSSRDKSAASNASQVKSAAAANSSQETSAATNSSRDKSAAAVNSSRDKSAASSSSRDKSAASTAAASSSRDKSAASNSSEHPSEPKRKRGRESKHYWTVDAIAIGEAAGLLAGVCGQLATNCVAFPISFEKWSDIPKSFFENQWNIFFLARFCFKVSDNLAKRFLLQSLGKKWREHRIKLWNDFYDPRLSKTEIINNAPEDIAPDQWALFVEYRLKPETQKLCKRNQEIRQKQIIPHTSGAKSIARRRAELTEETGKEVSRVQMWDITHKKTDGSYVNEKAKEIAEKIEAHSSQQPMELTLNSPLDALGVVFGKEHPGRVRGLGM